A single window of Salvia splendens isolate huo1 chromosome 6, SspV2, whole genome shotgun sequence DNA harbors:
- the LOC121808930 gene encoding skin secretory protein xP2-like: MAFLRQQDPTRDWTTALTSFGQTGGVATTSSEAPPGPVSHAAVSVPESAELDAIATHYDSDSEERKKKSSQGKTTPEGSEGTERTPEAEPVVKPIPVRRKLVVKADPKADSPKPQRVSQRCLGKWASSRAKPNTAEDPIEIASEEERATPKKAEGEPVQATDQEDTGVSPVQNEPGTTTEGMAGGPNLTSESGRSAGSEKDEALLQAEEEASGDDTDEEEGGAQPVAAPVEGAESVPPLPAEGTPAQNIPSPASGGGSTSAHGPQPIEVVDIDDDDTEDFPPPPSDILLQQREADWNILQTVEEEPEREEHPLRRRTRRMTMDHFLGRQRP, from the exons atggcatttcttcgccaACAGGACCCAACTAGGGACTGGACGACGGCTCTGACCAGTTTCGGCCAAACGGGGGGCGTCGCAACCACATCCAGCGAAGCTCCGCCTGGGCCGGTAAGTCATGCAGCAGTTTCAGTACCGGAATCGGCAGAACTCGACGCTATCGCCAcacattacgactccgactctgaggagcgtaagAAAAAGTCGAGCCAAGGCAAGACGACTCCGGAGGGGAGCGAAGGTACAGAGAGAACGCCCGAAGCGGAGCCG GTTGTAAAGCCAATTCCGGTCAGGCGAAAACTGGTGGTGAAAGCAGACCCCAAGGCAGACTCGCCCAAGCCGCAGAGGGTATCGCAACGTTGTTTAGGTAAGTGGGCCTCCAGCAGGGCaaaaccgaacacggcggaggaccCCATAGAGATCGCAAGCGAGGAAGAGCGAGCCACTCCGAAGAAGGCTGAAGGTGAACCTGTTCAAGCTACTGATCAGGAAGACACAGGGGTGTCTCCAGTACAGAACGAACCGGGCACGACAACGGAAGGAATGGCTGGGGGACCGAACCTCACATCAGAGTCAGGAAGGTCTGCTGGATCTGAGAAGGACGAGGCCTTACTCcaagctgaggaggaagccag CGGAGACGACACCGACGAAGAAGAGGGAGGAGCGCAGCCTGTCGCCGCTCCGGTCGAGGGAGCGGAGTCCGTACCGCCACTACCAGCAGAGGGCACACCTGCCCAAAACATCCCGTCACCAGCGAGTGGCGGGGGTTCTACTTCTGCCCACGGGCCACAGCCGATAGAGGTTGTGGACATTGACGATGATGATACGGAAGATTTCCCGCCGCCTCCCAGCGACATTCTACTGCAGCAGAGGGAGGCTGACTGGAATATTCTCCAAACTGTGGAGGAGGAACCGGAGAGGGAGGAGCATCCGCTGCGCCGCAGGACGCGCAGGATGACAATGGACCACTTTCTGGGGAGGCAGAGGCCTTGA
- the LOC121808931 gene encoding probable E3 ubiquitin-protein ligase RNF217 — translation CPHPGCEEVMVNVGGDEVAECECSWCHQLFCARCGVTWHHGLECGEFRRRKEQKREKEKLRRLSRENKWRKCPSCKVFVDKTEGCIHITCRCKFEFCYICGGNWNDAHWNTCQE, via the exons TGCCCTCACCCTGGGTGCGAGGAGGTCATGGTGAACGTGGGTGGCGATGAGGTGGCGGAGTGCGAGTGCTCGTGGTGCCATCAGCTGTTCTGCGCGAGGTGTGGTGTGACGTGGCATCATGGTTTGGAGTGTGGGGAGTTTAGGAGAAGGAAAGAGcagaagagagagaaggagaagctGAGGAGGCTGTCGAGGGAGAATAAGTGGAGGAAGTGCCCGAGTTGTAAGGTGTTTGTGGACAAGACGGAAGGATGTATTCATATTACCTGCAG GTGTAAATTTGAGTTCTGCTATATATGTGGAGGGAACTGGAACGATGCACACTGGAACACTTGCCAGGAATAG